One Glycine soja cultivar W05 chromosome 2, ASM419377v2, whole genome shotgun sequence genomic region harbors:
- the LOC114388305 gene encoding uncharacterized protein LOC114388305: MYVTRPLSLYKKSADALSLPPPEGPNSGILVIQDEDLVPTSCFGLGEFHEVKELPFPQNLNLELFYRSGISLNRTTHYHHVAFIPVLNQPLSSNKYYVINLSGKKRGEAYINSKGEDLDTFCFYNAVSDVPLHPIVINDTYQEFEIFPRRSKVTFRSGFSAKSVAPDGYPPRFLSTRWKVSASTSSDSSLGEASGVNETLRASKPEFQFSLAKKSSDSVVVGKWYCPFMFIKEGTHKTLKEEMRKSMFYEMTLEQKWEQIFSCENEYGMGNTVNVDVVVQKEVVVIAGWEAVINEMDIAEGFVWFNSVNNVGEKSSVGLSTAVVERMKWEQERVGWNGGIEKQIRVKKVEEFEGTNGWKKFGCFVLVETFILKTLDGSIVLTHAFKHHDQLRSKWE; the protein is encoded by the exons ATGTATGTGACTAGGCCTTTGTCTCTGTATAAGAAATCTGCAGATGCTCTCTCATTGCCTCCACCTGAGGGCCCCAATTCTGGTATTTTGGTGATCCAAGATGAAGATTTGGTGCCAACCTCTTGTTTTGGGTTGGGAGAGTTCCATGAAGTGAAGGAGTTGCCTTTCCCTCAAAATCTAAACCTTGAGTTGTTCTATAGATCAGGCATTTCACTGAATAGAACCACTCACTACCACCATGTTGCCTTCATTCCAGTTCTTAACCAGCCCTTGTCTTCCAACAAATACTATGTGATAAATCTCAGTGGGAAAAAAAGAGG GGAGGCATACATTAACTCAAAGGGGGAAGATTTGGACACATTCTGTTTCTACAATGCTGTATCTGATGTACCACTACATCCAATAGTTATCAATGACACATATCAAGAGTTTGAGATATTTCCTAGAAGAAGCAAAGTTACTTTCAGGAGTGGTTTTTCAGCTAAATCTGTTGCCCCAGATGGATACCCTCCAAGATTTTTGAGTACAAGGTGGAAAGTGAGTGCTTCAACTTCAAGTGATTCTAGCCTAGGAGAAGCATCAGGTGTGAATGAAACCCTCCGTGCCAGCAAGCCAGAGTTCCAATTCTCCTTAGCAAAAAAGAGTTCAGATAGTGTTGTTGTGGGAAAATGGTATTGCCCCTTCATGTTTATCAAGGAGGGAACTCACAAAACATTGAAGGAAGAAATGAGAAAGTCAATGTTTTATGAGATGACACTGGAGCAGAAATGGGAGCAAATCTTTTCATGTGAGAATGAGTATGGAATGGGAAACACTGTGAATGTGGATGTTGTGGTTCAAAAGGAAGTGGTTGTAATTGCTGGCTGGGAAGCAGTGATTAATGAGATGGATATTGCTGAAGGTTTTGTGTGGTTTAATAGTGTCAACAATGTTGGAGAAAAGAGTAGTGTGGGATTGAGCACTGCAGTAGTTGAGAGAATGAAGTGGGAGCAGGAAAGGGTAGGGTGGAATGGAGGAATAGAGAAGCAAATTAGAGTTAAGAaagtggaagaatttgaaggcACAAATGGGTGGAAGAAATTTGGATGTTTTGTGTTGGTTGAGACTTTTATACTAAAAACATTGGACGGAAGCATAGTACTAACCCATGCTTTCAAACACCATGATCAACTCAGGAGTAAATGGGAATGA
- the LOC114372878 gene encoding uncharacterized protein LOC114372878 translates to MRERNKGVEDQAYTNDMDCYYYSTSELPCKKHPSSSSVGICAYCLKDRLVKLVCSDCGEQRLSSCSCSDEMVSSHRNSCTVEVGGVGRVSFLIENEKNNESTPVVLQHLNHNKANKEEEEDEVLGLRRSSSSCVEIKRHHHGGGGGFWKIGKLFRKKKEKGCGRSVVGFDERNNEMWMVDHQGGVSRSRSLCSFRGGGIFGSEDGGDSVLSGARSSISAARSSGVNMLESGRRSGYSEAEPRRSGFDGVERRDFLFDNNNYESGSDLKGGVKKGGGLMDGVGDGGGFYGGVNRRVFSLRESDFKGMDESSFIDLKLDYSSESKHEFSAAKMSNNMGGDTFSSFRGGNFMPHDGGGGSYGGLVGDGVLTNGGSCRITVNDRGIKRGRKSMKGWRWIFRYHSNWGSSRKRDEDFMFKA, encoded by the coding sequence ATGAGGGAGAGAAACAAAGGTGTGGAAGATCAGGCTTACACCAATGACATGGATTGCTACTACTACTCCACCTCTGAACTCCCATGTAAGAAacacccttcttcttcttctgttggAATATGTGCTTACTGTCTCAAGGACCGTTTGGTCAAGCTTGTGTGTTCTGATTGTGGGGAGCAAAGGCTTTCTTCGTGTTCTTGCTCTGATGAGATGGTCTCTTCCCATCGCAACTCATGCACTGTTGAGGTGGGGGGTGTTGGGAGGGTCTCATTCCTCATTGAGAATGAGAAGAACAATGAGAGTACCCCAGTGGTTCTTCAGCATTTGAATCACAATAAGGCCAataaggaggaggaggaggatgagGTTCTGGGGCTGAGGAGGAGTAGCAGCAGCTGTGTTGAGATCAAGAGGCATCatcatggtggtggtggtgggttTTGGAAGATTGGGAAGCTttttaggaagaaaaaagagaagggtTGTGGGAGAAGTGTTGTTGGGTTTGATGAGAGAAACAATGAGATGTGGATGGTGGATCATCAAGGGGGTGTGTCTAGGTCAAGGTCACTATGCAGCTTCAGGGGTGGAGGGATATTTGGATCTGAGGATGGTGGTGATTCAGTGTTGTCAGGTGCTAGAAGCTCAATTTCTGCAGCTAGGAGTTCTGGGGTTAATATGTTGGAATCTGGGAGGAGAAGTGGATACAGTGAAGCTGAGCCAAGAAGGAGTGGTTTTGATGGAGTAGAGAGGAGGGATTTCTTGTTTGATAACAATAATTATGAAAGTGGAAGTGATCTCAAGGGTGGTGTGAAAAAGGGTGGTGGACTAATGGATGGTGTTGGTGATGGTGGTGGATTCTATGGTGGGGTAAATAGGCGTGTGTTTTCACTCAGAGAGAGTGATTTCAAAGGCATGGATGAGTCTAGCTTCATTGACTTGAAGCTTGATTACTCATCAGAATCAAAGCATGAGTTTTCTGCTGCAAAAATGAGCAACAACATGGGGGGTGATACCTTCTCTTCTTTCAGAGGTGGGAATTTCATGCCACATGATGGCGGTGGAGGTTCTTATGGAGGGTTGGTAGGAGATGGAGTTTTAACCAATGGAGGGTCATGTAGAATCACTGTGAATGACAGAGGAATCAAGAGGGGAAGGAAAAGCATGAAGGGTTGGAGGTGGATTTTCAGATACCATTCAAATTGGGGAAGCTCAAGGAAAAGAGATGAAGACTTTATGTTCAAAGCATGA